The following are from one region of the Littorina saxatilis isolate snail1 linkage group LG2, US_GU_Lsax_2.0, whole genome shotgun sequence genome:
- the LOC138960026 gene encoding trafficking kinesin-binding protein 1-like isoform X3, whose protein sequence is MAYYSNLVLCAERVTQMTKTYNDIEAVTRLLEEKERDLELAARIGQTLLSKNKELASRGDSLDEQIGFANDKIAQLKHDLSMKDELLKFYCQDLQEQSPGDYCPGDGATNLSKVNIEMLQRKVGTLEEENIHLRLESAQLHADTDCLEEKEKKLVEDCLQQLAEVNGQVETFAEELKHKTEESSRLKEEMTGLLAQLADLHKRVRQLTIENMDLTEKLQASQESQKRLTKELSDQHDRYDELFEMLEEAQDELRGHRNRGNPKATRHLYASSHFGSTCGMDSLASELESSLHNQECEDQDKKDRRARSWKIFETARAARKAASKSSRDSSVRMSVSTCSIQDPNSQMPSTVNSDNDSFSDGYSADMDSMYGSSSELGRPGIPGSNDLESALRRLAIRRANDLNERDFNISQTEMRDDALGAYKMGDTPDSVSSPPSGYSYLGSSNIHPSPTFKLPDKLQIVKPMEGSVTLRHWQRLAQPHLGGLFERREGVKVRGERKLDLDGEVYTLSDFEEDEDLLECPSRRMADSSTIYTFTDSTVSRPSQFNSPRPSGSSASLQSLGTSTPQWQQSGVTGIPSKGSSGSTNTSSTYTMSLGLAAILQGREGSSVTRSLMRPVASCPIIPAESVARVAGGASAESCERGEMGMGMGSFPPNTPGLFGKLISTGYSLLWNKSNAPVSSPSPSPSPSPIASREASPTDSAKPTQRKPSAEQILPKGGSTGVLGAIATFRKNGIL, encoded by the exons AAAGAGCGTGACCTTGAGTTGGCAGCTCGCATCGGCCAGACTCTGCTGAGCAAGAACAAGGAACTTGCGAGTCGTGGAGACAGCCTAGATGAGCAGATCGGATTTGCCAATGATAAG ATCGCCCAGCTGAAGCATGACCTGTCCATGAAGGATGAGCTGCTTAAGTTCTACTGTCAGGACCTCCAGGAGCAGTCTCCTGGGGACTACTGTCCTGG AGATGGAGCGACCAACCTCAGCAAGGTCAACATTGAGATGCTGCAGAGGAAAGTGGGCACCTTGGAGGAAGAAAACATCCACCTTCGCCTGGAG AGCGCCCAGCTGCACGCTGACACAGACTGCctggaggagaaggagaagaaactGGTGGAGGACTGTCTGCAACAGCTAG CGGAGGTCAACGGGCAGGTGGAGACGTTCGCGGAGGAGCTGAAACACAAGACGGAGGAAAGCTCACGGCTGAAAGAGGAGATGACCGGTCTCCTGGCGCAGTTGGCTGACCTCCACAAACGAGTCAGACAG TTGACGATAGAGAACATGGACTTGACAGAGAAGCTTCAGGCCTCCCAGGAATCCCAGAAACGCCTTACCAAAGAG CTGAGTGACCAGCACGATCGTTACGACGAGCTTTTCGAGATGCTGGAAGAAGCGCAGGATGAGCTGCGAGGTCACCGTAACCGCGGCAACCCCAAGGCCACACGCCACCTCTACGCCTCCTCCCATTTTGGTTCCACGTGCGGCATGGACTCTCTGGCGTCAGAGCTGGAGAGCTCCCTGCATAACCAGGAGTGTGAGGACCAGGACAAGAAGGACcgcag GGCTCGCAGCTGGAAGATCTTTGAGACGGCGCGAGCAGCTCGCAAGGCAGCGTCCAAGTCTTCGCGCGACAGCTCGGTGAGAATGTCTGTGTCGACGTGCAGCATACAGGATCCTAACAGTCAGATGCCCTCCACCGTCAACTCTGACAACGACTCTTTTAGCGACGGCTACAGTGCTGACATGGACAGCATGTATGG GTCCAGTTCCGAGCTTGGTCGGCCAGGCATCCCCGGCTCCAACGATCTTGAGAGCGCCCTTAGGAGACTGGCCATCAGACGTGCTAACGATCTCAACGAGCGAGACTTCAACATTTCACAGACTGAGATGAG GGATGATGCACTGGGAGCCTACAAGATGGGCGACACACCGGACAGCGTGTCTTCCCCCCCTAGCGGTTACTCCTACCTGGGCTCCAGCAACATCCATCCCTCACCCACCTTCAAGTTACCTGACAAGCTTCAGATCGTCAAGCCAATGGAAG GATCCGTGACGTTACGTCACTGGCAGCGGCTGGCACAGCCACACCTGGGAGGGTTGTTTGAGCGCAGGGAGGGGGTGAAGGTCAGGGGGGAGCGCAAACTCGACCTTGACGGGGAGGTCTACACGCTCAGTGACTTCGAGGAGGATg aggACTTGTTGGAGTGCCCCAGTCGCAGAATGGCCGACAGTTCCACCATCTACACCTTCACTGACTCCACGGTCAGTCGCCCCAGTCAGTTCAACTCACCTCGCCCAAG TGGGTCATCAGCAAGTCTTCAATCGCTGGGCACCTCCACGCCTCAGTGGCAGCAGTCGGGCGTGACGGGCATCCCCAGCAAGGGCAGCAGTGGGTCCACCAACACCAGCAGCACCTACACCATGTCTCTGGGGCTGGCGGCCATCTTGCAGGGCAGGGAGGGATCTTCTGTCACGCGCTCGCTCATGCGTCCCGTCGCCTCCTGTCCCATCATTCCTGCAGAGTCTGTCGCCAGGGTGGCCGGAGGCGCCTCCGCTGAAAGCTGTGAGAGGGGCGAGATGGGGATGGGGATGGGGAGCTTCCCCCCGAACACGCCCGGCCTTTTCGGCAAGCTGATCAGCACGGGGTACTCCTTGCTATGGAACAAGTCAAACGCTCCtgtctcttccccctccccctccccctccccttcccccatcGCCTCTCGTGAAGCGTCCCCCACAGACAGTGCTAAGCCCACGCAAAGGAAACCCTCTGCTGAACAGATCCTGCCCAAAGGAGGGTCTACTGGTGTCTTGGGAGCCATCGCAACCTTTCGCAAAAACGGCATTTTGTGA
- the LOC138960026 gene encoding trafficking kinesin-binding protein 1-like isoform X2, with protein sequence MISDIHLCDGQEVLEEIQVLCAERVTQMTKTYNDIEAVTRLLEEKERDLELAARIGQTLLSKNKELASRGDSLDEQIGFANDKIAQLKHDLSMKDELLKFYCQDLQEQSPGDYCPGDGATNLSKVNIEMLQRKVGTLEEENIHLRLESAQLHADTDCLEEKEKKLVEDCLQQLAEVNGQVETFAEELKHKTEESSRLKEEMTGLLAQLADLHKRVRQLTIENMDLTEKLQASQESQKRLTKELSDQHDRYDELFEMLEEAQDELRGHRNRGNPKATRHLYASSHFGSTCGMDSLASELESSLHNQECEDQDKKDRRARSWKIFETARAARKAASKSSRDSSVRMSVSTCSIQDPNSQMPSTVNSDNDSFSDGYSADMDSMYGSSSELGRPGIPGSNDLESALRRLAIRRANDLNERDFNISQTEMRDDALGAYKMGDTPDSVSSPPSGYSYLGSSNIHPSPTFKLPDKLQIVKPMEGSVTLRHWQRLAQPHLGGLFERREGVKVRGERKLDLDGEVYTLSDFEEDEDLLECPSRRMADSSTIYTFTDSTVSRPSQFNSPRPSGSSASLQSLGTSTPQWQQSGVTGIPSKGSSGSTNTSSTYTMSLGLAAILQGREGSSVTRSLMRPVASCPIIPAESVARVAGGASAESCERGEMGMGMGSFPPNTPGLFGKLISTGYSLLWNKSNAPVSSPSPSPSPSPIASREASPTDSAKPTQRKPSAEQILPKGGSTGVLGAIATFRKNGIL encoded by the exons AAAGAGCGTGACCTTGAGTTGGCAGCTCGCATCGGCCAGACTCTGCTGAGCAAGAACAAGGAACTTGCGAGTCGTGGAGACAGCCTAGATGAGCAGATCGGATTTGCCAATGATAAG ATCGCCCAGCTGAAGCATGACCTGTCCATGAAGGATGAGCTGCTTAAGTTCTACTGTCAGGACCTCCAGGAGCAGTCTCCTGGGGACTACTGTCCTGG AGATGGAGCGACCAACCTCAGCAAGGTCAACATTGAGATGCTGCAGAGGAAAGTGGGCACCTTGGAGGAAGAAAACATCCACCTTCGCCTGGAG AGCGCCCAGCTGCACGCTGACACAGACTGCctggaggagaaggagaagaaactGGTGGAGGACTGTCTGCAACAGCTAG CGGAGGTCAACGGGCAGGTGGAGACGTTCGCGGAGGAGCTGAAACACAAGACGGAGGAAAGCTCACGGCTGAAAGAGGAGATGACCGGTCTCCTGGCGCAGTTGGCTGACCTCCACAAACGAGTCAGACAG TTGACGATAGAGAACATGGACTTGACAGAGAAGCTTCAGGCCTCCCAGGAATCCCAGAAACGCCTTACCAAAGAG CTGAGTGACCAGCACGATCGTTACGACGAGCTTTTCGAGATGCTGGAAGAAGCGCAGGATGAGCTGCGAGGTCACCGTAACCGCGGCAACCCCAAGGCCACACGCCACCTCTACGCCTCCTCCCATTTTGGTTCCACGTGCGGCATGGACTCTCTGGCGTCAGAGCTGGAGAGCTCCCTGCATAACCAGGAGTGTGAGGACCAGGACAAGAAGGACcgcag GGCTCGCAGCTGGAAGATCTTTGAGACGGCGCGAGCAGCTCGCAAGGCAGCGTCCAAGTCTTCGCGCGACAGCTCGGTGAGAATGTCTGTGTCGACGTGCAGCATACAGGATCCTAACAGTCAGATGCCCTCCACCGTCAACTCTGACAACGACTCTTTTAGCGACGGCTACAGTGCTGACATGGACAGCATGTATGG GTCCAGTTCCGAGCTTGGTCGGCCAGGCATCCCCGGCTCCAACGATCTTGAGAGCGCCCTTAGGAGACTGGCCATCAGACGTGCTAACGATCTCAACGAGCGAGACTTCAACATTTCACAGACTGAGATGAG GGATGATGCACTGGGAGCCTACAAGATGGGCGACACACCGGACAGCGTGTCTTCCCCCCCTAGCGGTTACTCCTACCTGGGCTCCAGCAACATCCATCCCTCACCCACCTTCAAGTTACCTGACAAGCTTCAGATCGTCAAGCCAATGGAAG GATCCGTGACGTTACGTCACTGGCAGCGGCTGGCACAGCCACACCTGGGAGGGTTGTTTGAGCGCAGGGAGGGGGTGAAGGTCAGGGGGGAGCGCAAACTCGACCTTGACGGGGAGGTCTACACGCTCAGTGACTTCGAGGAGGATg aggACTTGTTGGAGTGCCCCAGTCGCAGAATGGCCGACAGTTCCACCATCTACACCTTCACTGACTCCACGGTCAGTCGCCCCAGTCAGTTCAACTCACCTCGCCCAAG TGGGTCATCAGCAAGTCTTCAATCGCTGGGCACCTCCACGCCTCAGTGGCAGCAGTCGGGCGTGACGGGCATCCCCAGCAAGGGCAGCAGTGGGTCCACCAACACCAGCAGCACCTACACCATGTCTCTGGGGCTGGCGGCCATCTTGCAGGGCAGGGAGGGATCTTCTGTCACGCGCTCGCTCATGCGTCCCGTCGCCTCCTGTCCCATCATTCCTGCAGAGTCTGTCGCCAGGGTGGCCGGAGGCGCCTCCGCTGAAAGCTGTGAGAGGGGCGAGATGGGGATGGGGATGGGGAGCTTCCCCCCGAACACGCCCGGCCTTTTCGGCAAGCTGATCAGCACGGGGTACTCCTTGCTATGGAACAAGTCAAACGCTCCtgtctcttccccctccccctccccctccccttcccccatcGCCTCTCGTGAAGCGTCCCCCACAGACAGTGCTAAGCCCACGCAAAGGAAACCCTCTGCTGAACAGATCCTGCCCAAAGGAGGGTCTACTGGTGTCTTGGGAGCCATCGCAACCTTTCGCAAAAACGGCATTTTGTGA